Within the Telopea speciosissima isolate NSW1024214 ecotype Mountain lineage chromosome 4, Tspe_v1, whole genome shotgun sequence genome, the region cCAATCCGACTCTGCCAGGATCAAGCATACCCTCAACCAATCTAAATGATTGTGTATTTCTACTTGCTAAGAAATATGATTGCACTCAATATTGTTATTGCATATATATTTGATTGTGCTTTCCATTGTATGACTATGtgtttgtattttattttgtttagatTTATTACAACCCAATTCATCCCTCTTCTTAGGTTGCATTCGATCCAACaattatggagagagagagagaaatttgggTATCTTTCAAAACACATTTCATCCTCGTCCAACTATAATCAATGGATATTCACATGGAAGTGGAAATCAGTAGTCATGATGCTTCCTTTGAGGGTCCGAAGACCCTATACATCTGTTTTTGTCTGAGAAATGGGGGATTGTGCACTCTCGAACCTGTGGTTCATAGTTTCAAGAGGGGTTTAAATATGGATCTATTGttaagtttttcattttttgcatCTTTAGTCCATGGCCTCTTAGCTCCCTTGGGCTGTGTCACTGGGATGCTTTAGGTTTCCCCACCTTAcatgagtgttttttttttaatcttttcttttttgtaataAATTGATACTACCAATGgacaaaccttttttttttttttaatgataataaaaattgaattaaaaagcTAAATAGACATAGAGTTCTTGAGGTTCTCCGTGAGGGAACCTCTCACCTTTCTTAATTTGGATTGAGTTGCCAGATAATGTGCCAAATTAAGAGCTTTACATACTAAAATTGTTTAAGTAATGTAAAAATGTTTAACAATAAAGAGAAGTACTCCCAAGTTCAAGCATGATTCCTTTTTTGTTAGCCCTTGATTGCATAAACTCATTTGAATCTGTCCAAACTTCTATGGAGTCGCTTCCCAACAACATTGTCCCATGGAGTCCTTGTTTTAGTCATCTTTTTGGGAGGTTGAATTGAGAATTTAGAACTCATAGAAGAGCAACAATCATTTTCGTAAAGGATTTgcaaatttgaaatttaaatCAAAAGATTGAACTCACACAATTGAAGTACAATATAAGGGGAGAAAAAGAGAGCAAGAAGAGAGACTCAGAGGGTTATAGTGGTTTGGTACCTTTTTCGATATTCACTCGCAACTGCTACTCTTACAATTTGTGAGAActagtgaaaattttcatttcttggGAACATTCTcatctgtgagagagagagagagagattagggtCTAGAACCCATCAGAACATATTAGGATCTTTAACCCACAAAACAAACATCACTCTATGACGCCTCCAATGACGATCGATCAAACCAAAGTTAGGGTACGTGTTAGAGACTTAGAGTACAGTCCAGGGAAGATGTTAGGCACCTTTATTAATTCATCAGGCTTACATCCTACCtttaaccattggatagataagTCAAATTTTAGGACCTAATTCAACTAAAGACCTTCATATGTATTGTTATGTATATTTCTATTTATCAATCGTCCAAATATGCCCAAGCACCCTTTTGTAGTTTCTTGGTTTTCCGAGTTTTATTTTACCACTTAACGAAGTTTGTTTGGGGACAACTTAATATGTAGAGTGACATCCTTGAAATCTGCTACGCACAAAATCTGAATTCCATCAAATCTACCATGCGACAAAGTTTTAGACAGGCTTGGCAAGCGTATATTGAGTTACTTTTCCATCTTTAAAACCCTTTATTTAGGTTAACAAATTTCATTCTGCTAGTAAGATTTATTAAGCAAAATGCTAAATACTAGGAGTGGTATTTGaaattttgtcttttgtcttattGTTTGGTAccaaataaattaaaacaaacaaatctCTTGAAAATAATTTAcaattcaaagttttgaaaagaggaaaagaacgATGGCCTTGTGGCTCCTGTGCAAAGACATAGGAGTGCACGAAATTACTCTCTTGATCTCCATGAAATAAACAATAGCATCgatgttgatgcccttgcatACATTCTCATTGGTCTCAGTATTGATGCAAATGCTACATGACCAAACAACAACCTCTTGCCCGAAAAGGGGAAAAGATTTCTAATCAACTCTACAAACCATGTGGCAATTAAGATCCCAATCCAACGACGATAAACTTTAGACTCATTGATCTATTCGATCTATCTTTGATTCAAGATGTAATAATAATACAGGAAAAAGAAGCCTCCCGAGAGCATGACTCTTGCGCTAGACACACGTCttgtgaaatgactaccccatGCATGAAAGGTAAAACTCTCACCCCTGTTGATGGTTTCacatgcgctctcattggctccgCACTAACGCCCAAACCATACTCCTAGACAGAAAATTCTCTCCAAAATAATTAATTGGGGAAAACTTCTTTGTGGGAGAGTGTGACCCTTTTTGATGCAGAGATAATGAAAACATACGTGGAAGCATCTGAAACGATTATTCCACCTTTCATGGTGTGGGCCTGGGGCGATCACCCGCCCTCTGAACTCCCCAGTGAAAATATTTCTCCTAATTAATGCGCATGTGCCGGACACGTGATAGAGAGAAATCCCAAAGCATTCATTTTAACATATTATAATACTCCATGTAGTATTCCAGCATCTTCTCTGTACAATCTCActccctaaaaagtacagagtGAGAATTTTCTCCCTTACATGCCCTATCGGTCTTCATCTTTCTTCAATTATTCTCCTCATTCTGCACGTTCTTCATTTTCTATCCATTTAAAGAGTCCAGCTTTTCTCCAGAGGTGCTCCTTGAATCAAACGAATCAGTGTTTCGAAGGTACGAAATCTGCATTTTGTTTCTCTCCTTACTGAGCGGCGATTTTGGAGATCGAAAcacaagagggaaaaaaaaaattctttttttgatgGATACCTTTTGAATGCAAGCTAGCGATGGGATCTTAAACccatttttgtaatttcttctaaTGGTTCTCTCTTACGGTTTCGGTTTCGTCTTCTATTCTTCTCTGTGAATCTCCCTTAAAGTTTCTGAGCTCGAAATTGAGAAAAGGGAGACATGAAGAGTAGCTGAAACTTGAAAGAAGTTGAAGTTGCTGATTTGGAGTTCTTGGTTGTTAGGTAACTGAAGTTTGATAATTAGacgagaaagagaaaaaaaatggatagGTACGAGCTTGTGAGAGATATTGGGTCTGGAAATTTCGGTGTGGCAAGGCTCATGAGGAACAAGGAAACCAAAGAGCTTGTCGCAATGAAATACATCGAGCGTGGACATAAGGTTTGTAAAAATTCATCCTTTGATAGGTAGAAGAATCtatgtttttttgaaaaatctttttcAACGCTGGTGGATTGATCTCTGTTTCaattctttgttctttttgttATTATAGATCGACGAAAATGTAGCGAGAGAGATCATAAACCACAGATCGCTTCGACATCCGAACATCATTCGATTTAAGGAGGCaagttttagtttttcttttcctttcaaacTTCAAATGCTATTCCGCTGCTTATCTTCAACGGCGGTACTTAGGGTTTGTAATTTCGCAGGTTGTCTTGACTCCGACCCATCTCGCTATCGTCATGGAATACGCCGCTGGTGGAGAGCTCTTCGAACGAATCTGCAATGCTGGAAGATTTAGTGAAGACGAGGTTCACTCTCTCTGTTTATCTGTCGCTCTacatcttttccttcttcttctttctcagacactttattcttttttttttctttcgtaaTTTCAGGCGAGATATTTCTTTCAGCAGCTTATCTCAGGCGTCAATTACTGTCATTCAATGGTAAAAGACCtaaattttttcttcaaatattcccatcttcaatcttctctctGGATCGATTAAATCTGTTCTCTCGGCTCTGCAGCAAATCTGCCATCGAGACTTGAAGCTCGAGAACACTCTGTTGGATGGGAGCCCTGCCCCTCGCCTGAAAATCTGTGATTTCGGTTACTCCAAGGTCTGCAATATTTAATCCATTAGGATTGCCACTAACACTTAGCTTTTTTAAGACccaaaattttgattctttATCTTTCTCCACTCTGCAGTCGTCTCTGCTACATTCAAGACCCAAATCAACGGTCGGAACGCCAGCATATATTGCACCTGAGGTGCTTTCACGGCGAGAGTACGACGGCAAGGTACATTTCGTAATTTCGTTTCCGTTTTTGGACAAACTAATAAACTTCTTCCATGGGTTTCCCAGATATGCAGATAGATACCTATCAATTCCTATCCGCCACGTTTATTTTCTGCTTATTATTTAAAATGCTTGCGCACTAAACACGGTGGGGCCTACTGTTCTGCTTTTTGTCGTATATGTGGCGCCTTTACTAGGTGTTGGCCTGCCAAATACTGGTTAACTAGGATGTTGCCTTTGTTTTTCCAGTTTTTCCACTGTCTAGATTCTGATTGGATTGTTTGGATCAATCACTTGTTTACCGAATGATCTAGTCCATGGGTGAATGTTGATTCAGTCCGAAGAAAGTGCCCTTTTGGTAGGAATGGTTAAGATTCTTTAGAGAGAGTGAAATCTGGTTTGTTGCCAATCAACCAGATCAAACTTGATGGAGATTCTGAATATAGATTTGTTTGTTACTTTAAGAAGAGATCCCTTGATTGTGCCTTTCTTGTCAGTTGGAACCCAAATTTTGAATGGTTCACCGATAACTTCTATTGAAGCAGAAGGGGAATTGTTTCTGAAGTCTCTGTATTGATCAAATGAATTTCATGTTAGCTATTCAAGCTATGTTGTAAGCTTTGGCTTCCaatgaaatctgattttaattttttctggTGGTGGACCTTCACTTTTTGTGCAATAACATGAACTTTAGACAACAGAACTAATGGCATGAATATTGAATACTAACCcaccaagaaaaaggaaaaggatatAGAAACATACCTAATATGATTGTAATTTGTAAACCATCCGGTATGAGTATCAATTGTTGAGTAGAGGTCCCCAgtaaattaagggtgtcaaccggtaTGGTATTCGGTACGATACACTATACATTTACCTTATCGAATACTGATTGGTACAGGTATCtcataccgataccgtaccgtatCTATTTGGTACAGGTCAGTATAGGTATTTGGTATGGTATGGTTCATTTTACTAT harbors:
- the LOC122658851 gene encoding serine/threonine-protein kinase SAPK7-like isoform X3 — translated: MDRYELVRDIGSGNFGVARLMRNKETKELVAMKYIERGHKIDENVAREIINHRSLRHPNIIRFKEVVLTPTHLAIVMEYAAGGELFERICNAGRFSEDEARYFFQQLISGVNYCHSMQICHRDLKLENTLLDGSPAPRLKICDFGYSKSSLLHSRPKSTVGTPAYIAPEVLSRREYDGKRITIKEIKSHPWFLKNLPRELTETAQAIYYQRDNPSYSLQTVEEIMKIVGEARSPPPVSRSVGGFGWGGEEDEDGKVEEGDVEEDGEDEYDKRVKEVHASGEFPIS
- the LOC122658851 gene encoding serine/threonine-protein kinase SRK2A-like isoform X2; translation: MDRYELVRDIGSGNFGVARLMRNKETKELVAMKYIERGHKIDENVAREIINHRSLRHPNIIRFKEVVLTPTHLAIVMEYAAGGELFERICNAGRFSEDEARYFFQQLISGVNYCHSMQICHRDLKLENTLLDGSPAPRLKICDFGYSKSSLLHSRPKSTVGTPAYIAPEVLSRREYDGKRIVAAQYKIPDYVHVSQDCRHLLSRIFVANPAKRITIKEIKSHPWFLKNLPRELTETAQAIYYQRDNPSYSLQTVEEIMKIVGEARSPPPVSRSVGGFGWGGEEDEDGKVEEGDVEEDGEDEYDKRVKEVHASGEFPIS
- the LOC122658851 gene encoding serine/threonine-protein kinase SRK2A-like isoform X1 translates to MDRYELVRDIGSGNFGVARLMRNKETKELVAMKYIERGHKIDENVAREIINHRSLRHPNIIRFKEVVLTPTHLAIVMEYAAGGELFERICNAGRFSEDEARYFFQQLISGVNYCHSMQICHRDLKLENTLLDGSPAPRLKICDFGYSKSSLLHSRPKSTVGTPAYIAPEVLSRREYDGKLADVWSCGVTLYVMLVGAYPFEDKEDPKNFRKTIGRIVAAQYKIPDYVHVSQDCRHLLSRIFVANPAKRITIKEIKSHPWFLKNLPRELTETAQAIYYQRDNPSYSLQTVEEIMKIVGEARSPPPVSRSVGGFGWGGEEDEDGKVEEGDVEEDGEDEYDKRVKEVHASGEFPIS